A region of the Sodalis ligni genome:
GGCCGGTGTAATTCCGGCGATTTTCGCTTCCAGCATCATTCTGTTTCCGGCCACAATTGCATCTTGGTTCGGCGGCGGTACCGGTTGGGGTTGGCTGACAGCTATTTCATTGTATTTGCAGCCTGGTCAACCGCTTTATGTGTTACTCTATGCGTCTGCAATCATATTCTTCTGTTTCTTTTACACGGCATTGGTGTTTAACCCGCGCGAGACAGCAGATAACCTGAAGAAGTCCGGTGCATTTGTACCAGGCATTCGTCCGGGAGAGCAAACGGCTAAATATATAGATAAAGTAATGACCCGTCTGACCCTGGTCGGGGCAATGTATATTACTTTTATCTGCCTTATCCCGGAGTTCATGCGTGACGCAATGAAAGTTCCCTTCTACTTTGGGGGCACATCTTTATTGATTGTCGTTGTGGTAATCATGGACTTTATGGCTCAAGTGCAGACTCTGATGATGTCAAGTCAATATGAAAAAATGAAAGTTCGTGCTTCCGTCAAGAAGTTGTGTCGTAACTGCAAGATTGTAAGACGCCACGGTGTCGTACGTGTGATTTGCAGTGAGCCAAAGCATAAACAGCGCCAAGGCTAAAAATTCCGGCATTTTTTTCTTGCAAAGTTGGGTTGAGCTGGCTAGATTAGCCAGCCAATCTTTTGTATATCAACGCAACATCGTTTGAGTATCCTGAAAACGGGCTTTTCAGAATGGTGTTGCCGTTTACATTTTTAGGAGTGCATAGTGGCCCGTATAGCAGGCATTAACATTCCTGATCATAAACATGCCGTGATTGCATTGACCGCTATCTACGGTATCGGTAAAACCCGTTCGCAATCTATTTGTGAGAGTGCGGGCATAGCTGAACATGTTAAGATCAGTGAGCTGTCTGAAGAGCAGATCGACACGCTGCGTGAAGCAGTGGCTAAATTTGTGGTCGAAGGTGATTTGCGCCGTGAAGTTACCCTGAGTATCAAACGTCTTATGGACCTTGGTACTTATCGTGGTTTGCGTCATCGTCGTGGTCTTCCAGTCCGCGGTCAGCGTACTAAGACCAACGCCCGTACCCGTAAGGGTCCGCGTAAACCGATCAAGAAATAATCGGGGTGATTAAATAATGGCTAAGGCACCTATTCGTGCACGCAAGCGTGTTAAAAAGCAAGTTTCAGATGGTGTGGCTCATATCCATGCGTCTTTCAACAATACCATCGTAACAATTACCGATCGTCAGGGTAATGCGTTGGGTTGGGCGACGGCCGGTGGTTCCGGTTTCCGTGGTTCTCGTAAGTCTACTCCGTTTGCCGCACAGGTTGCAGCAGAACGCTGCGCTGAAGCAGTGAAAGAGTATGGCATCAAGAATCTGGAAGTTATGGTTAAAGGACCTGGTCCGGGCCGTGAGTCTACCGTTCGCGCGTTAAACGCGGCTGGTTTTCGCATCACTAACATTACTGATGTGACTCCGATCCCCCATAACGGTTGTCGTCCGCCTAAAAAGCGCCGCGTATAACGCCGCTTTTAGGTTAGTTGGAGAAAGAAAATGGCAAGATATTTGGGTCCTAAGCTCAAGCTGAGCCGTCGTGAGGGCACCGACCTGTTCCTGAAGTCAGGTGTTCGAGCGATCGATACCAAAGGCAAGATTGAACAGCCCCCTGGACAGCATGGCGCGCGTAAGCCGCGTCTGTCCGATTACGGGGTGCAGTTGCGTGAAAAACAAAAAGTCCGTCGTATTTATGGCGTTCTGGAACGTCAATTCCGCAACTATTACAAAGAAGCAGCGCGTCTTAAAGGCAATACCGGTGAAAACCTGTTGCAGTTGCTCGAAGGCCGTCTGGACAACGTTGTTTACCGTATGGGTTTTGGTGCCACTCGCGCTGAATCACGTCAATTGGTCAGCCACAAGGCGATCATGGTAAACGGACGTGTAGTCAACATCGCTTCTTACCAGGTTACTCCGAATGACGTTGTTAGCATCCGTGAGAAAGCGAAAAAGCAATCCCGTGTTCGTGCCTCATTGGAACTGGCTGAACAGCGTGAAAAGCCGACCTGGCTTGAAGTTGACGCTGCTAAGATGGAAGGGGTGTTCAAGCGCATTCCAGAACGTACCGATCTGTCTGCGGACATTAATGAACACCTGATAGTCGAGCTTTACTCCAAGTAAGGCTTAGTACCAAAGAGAGGACACAATGCAGGGTTCTGTGACAGAGTTTCTAAAACCGCGCCTGGTAGATATCGAGCAAATCAGTTCGACGCACGCCAAGGTGACCCTTGAACCTTTAGAGCGTGGCTTTGGCCATACTCTAGGTAACGCACTGCGCCGTATTCTGCTTTCGTCGATGCCGGGTTGCGCGGTGACCGAGGTTGAGATTGATGGTGTACTGCACGAGTACAGCACCAAAGAAGGTGTACAGGAAGACATCCTGGAGATTCTGCTCAACCTGAAAGGGCTGGCGGTGAGAGTTCAAGGTAAAGATGACGTTATCCTTACTCTGAATAAATCTGGCATTGGCCCTGTAACCGCAGCCGACATTACCCATGACGGGGATGTCGAAATCGTCAAGCCGCAGCATGTGCTGTGTCACCTGACCGATGAGAACGCAGCGATCAATATGCGTATCAAAGTTCAGCGTGGTCGTGGTTATGTGCCGGCTTCTGCCCGAATTCATTCGGAAGAAGACGAGCGCCCGATCGGTCGTTTGCTGGTCGATGCGTGCTATAGCCCTGTAGAGCGGATCGCCTACAATGTTGAAGCTGCACGTGTTGAACAGCGTACCGATCTGGATAAGCTGGTCATCGAAATGGAAACCAACGGTACGATCGATCCTGAAGAGGCGATCCGCCGCGCGGCGACCATTCTGGCTGAACAACTTGAAGCTTTTGTTGATTTACGTGATGTACGTCAGCCGGAAGTGAAAGAAGAAAAACCAGAATTCGATCCGATCTTGCTGCGCCCGGTTGACGATCTGGAATTGACTGTCCGCTCTGCTAACTGCCTTAAGGCAGAAGCCATCCACTACATCGGTGATCTGGTACAGCGCACCGAGGTTGAGCTCCTTAAAACGCCCAACCTGGGTAAAAAATCTCTCACTGAGATTAAAGATGTGTTGGCTTCCCGTGGGTTATCTCTGGGCATGCGCCTTGAGAATTGGCCTCCGGCAAGTATTGCTGATGAATAACCCGATCACAGGGTAAGGTTTTACTGAGAAGGATAAGGTCATGCGCCATCGTAAGAGTGGTCGTCAACTGAACCGTAACAGCAGCCATCGCCAGGCTATGTTCCGTAACATGGCCGGCTCTTTGGTTCGTCATGAGATAATCAAGACGACTCTGCCAAAAGCGAAAGAGCTGCGCCGTGTTGTTGAACCGCTGATTACACTTGCCAAGACCGACAGCGTTGCAAATCGTCGTCTGGCATTCGCCCGTACTCGTGATAACGAGATCGTGGCAAAACTGTTTAACGAGCTTGGACCGCGTTTTGCGAGCCGCGCCGGTGGTTACACTCGTATTTTAAAGTGTGGATTCCGTGCAGGTGACAATGCGCCGATGGCTTACATCGAACTGCTTGATCGTGCGGCAGAGTCACAAGTTCCAGCGGAAGCGGTTACAGAGTAATCTATAGCCGTCAGCTTACAAAACCCGGCCTTGGCCGGGTTTTTTATTTAGGTGCGCCGGGCATGGCGCGTAGCGCCTTGACGGGCGCTGTCTCTTGACCGTGGTGGTCAAGGGGCGACTTGGAGGTGTAAGTCCTCTGCACACCCGGCAAGGGGAAGTGCTAGCCGAACGGCAAGGGTGCCCACCGCGAGGTGGGATCTGAAGGAAGCTGAAGGCAAAATGCTGGTCTGACGAACAGGAAGCGGCTCAGGCGTTACAGCGGGGTAAGGCGGCCTATATCGTCAAAGCCCGATACTTGCACAGAACGCTGTAACGTAAAGTCGACAGGTATAAGCAGGAAGGTCGCGCGAATTACCCCGGGAGATCTGTACGTTTGCCATAGTGCTACCGAGCGTCGAGAGGCGACGGGATGAACGTGCAGAAGTCAGCCGAGGCCGTAGTAGCGGTGCAAAACCGGCATCGCGAAGGGCTGAACATGTACAACCGTGATTAGGACAGGTTATCTCGATGGGTATTGATGAGGCACAAGCGCAAAACATTGCGGCCCGGACAGGAAGGAGCGAACAGTATTCGCGAGAGCCGGTCCTGGGTGCTGAAATACCCACGGCGAAATCTGGGCAAACGAAAGCGGAACAACCCTTGTCAATCGAAGCGGTGATAACACGTAGCAACCTGATGCTGGCCTATCAGCGGGTACTTGAGAATAAAGGCGCAGCAGGGGTCGATAATCTGGGCGTCGGCGAACTTAAAGACTGGCTGAAACGGCATTGGCCGACGGTGAAAACGGCCCTGCTGGACGGAAGCTATGTCCCGCGGGCGATACGCCGGGTCGAACTGCCCAAACCTAACGGCGGAGTCCGGGTTCTGGGTATCCCCACGGTGGTGGACCGGCTCATTCAGCAGGCCATCCAGCAACACCTCACCCCGTATTATGAACCTGAGTTCTCCGAGTCCAGCTACGGCTTCAGGCCGGGCCGCAATGCCTGGCAGGCGGTGCGACAAGCACAAGCCTACGTGCAAGGCGGTCGGCGCTGGGTGGTGGATATGGACCTTGAGAAGTTCTTTGATCGGGTAAATCACGACATCATGGTGTCGAGGTTGAGCCGTAAGATCAAGGACGTAAGATTGCTCAAGCTCATCAGGCGTTATCTGGAAGCGGACATGGTCAGCGGCAAAGTGGTGACAAAACGGCGGGAAGGGATGCCGCAAGGCAGCCCGTTATCGCCGTTGCTCTCCAACCTGCTGCTGACCGACCTTGACCGTGAACTGGAGCGCAGGGGCCACCGGTTCTGCCGTTATGCGGATGACTGTAATATCTACGTGAGCAGCCGCAAGGCGGGAGAACAGGCGATGAACTCGATAAGCCGGTATCTGGAAAAGCATCTCCGGTTGACGGTGAATCGAGGAAAAAAGCGCGGTGGCCAGGCCCTGGGAACGCAAGTTCCTGGGATATAGCCTGACATGGCACAGGCAGGCCAGACTGAAAATAGCCGCGAGCAGCGTGGTCAGACTGAAGGAGAAAATCCGCAGCCTGACGACGGGAAACTGTTCAAAAGCGCTGAAAGCGGTGATCAGCGGTCTTGCGCCGGTGCTGCGGGGATGGATAAGTTACTTCCGGCTGACCGAAGTCAAAGGGATACTGGAAGAGTTGGATAGCTGGATACGCCGTAAACTGCGTTGCCTGATGTGGCGGCATTGGAAAAGGCCGTACGCAAGAGCAAGGATGCTGATGAGAGGCGGCCTGAGCGAAGAAAGGGCGTGGATATCGGCGACGAACCAGCGCGGACCCTGGTGGAACGCGGGGGCAAGTCATATGAATCAAACGTTGACGAAGAAAGTCTTCGAACGCGCAGGTCTGATATCACTGCTGGAGTTGCACAGGCAGTTCCAGTGTTGTAAATGAACCGCCGTATACGGAACCGTATGTACGGTGGTGTGAGAGGACGGCGGTTGTGAAACCGCCTCCTACTCAATTGCGCCGGGCGCCTGAAACATCACTGGTCGGGCTTCAGGCCCAGCGTGGGATAGTCGGTCAAACCGTGCGCGCCGCCGCCGAACAGGGTGTCGCGGTCATGCATATTGAGTTGCGCTCCGGTGCGCAGACGCTGCGGTAGGTCGGGATTAGCCACGAACGGACGGCCGAAACCGATCAAATCCGCCCAGCCTTCACGCAACGCCGTGCGGGCGCGCTCCGCGTTGTAGTGGCCGGCGTAAATCAGCGTGCCGGGGAACACCTCCCGAAGCCGCTGCTTGAAATCGATCGGCATATCCGGCGCATCGTCCCAGTCTGCCTCGGCGATGTGGATATAGCCCACGCCGATTTCGCCCAGCAGCTTTGCCGCTGCGGTGTAGGTGGTCTCTGGGTCATCATCGACGCAGCCGTTGAGGGTGGTCAGCGGGGCCAGGCGAATACCGACGCGGGTCTGGTCGCCAGTGCCCTCCACCAGGGCTTGCGCTACCTCGCCGAGAAAACGCAGACGGTTCTCCAGCGAGCCGCCATACTCATCGCTTCGGCCGTTGGCGCCGGAGTCGATGAACTGGTTGATCAGGTAGCCGTTGGCGCCGTGCAGTTCAACACCGTCAAAGCCTGCGGCCATCGCGTTGCGTGCGGCCTGGCGGAACTCATCGACAATGGCGTGGATTTCTTCCACCTGCAGCGCGCGCGGTTTGGATGCCGGCACAAAGCTCGGCATACCGTCGCTTTCAGCAACAAAGACATTCACGCCCTCGGCCTGGATGGCCGTGGACGATACCGGGGACTGCCCTTCGAGCAGGCTGATGTGGCTCAGGCGGCCGACGTGCCAGAGCTGCGCGAATATGCGTCCGCCCGCGGCGTGCGTGGCTTGGGTCACCTTGCGCCAGCCGGCGAGCTGCGCAGGCGTATGGATGCCCGGCGTCCATGCATAGCCTTTGCCGAGCGGGGAGATCCAGGTGCCTTCGCTGACGATCAGACCGGCGCCGGCACGCTGCGCGTAATAAGCGGCCATCAGATCGTTCGGCTCGTCGCCAGGTTGACTGGCGCGCGAGCGGGTCATCGGCGGCATCACGATGCGGTTGGGCAGTTCGAGGCCACCCAGGAAATAGGGTTGAAATAGCGGGTCTTGGATATCAGACATGATGGGTCTCCGCGACCGGCGCAGCCGCGCCGGTGGCTTGGGTAGGGAAAAGGGACAACAGGTACCAGTCGTTGTCGAGTGGGGCCTCGACGCCGATGCTGAATCCACCGGCGGCACGACGGCAAGCAGTGCAAGTGGTATGGTTGTGATTCAGGATATTGAACAAGGGTCACAGTATGCTGGGTTTACATTTGTAGATTAAGCCCTGTATAAGCCAAATTCTTTTGATATAAAATCAATAATGAAAACTACCTTAGACGAATTACAAGCGTTTGTTGCCGTTGTAGACACGGGCTCAATCACCGCAGCGGCGGAACAACTGGACCTGACCATTTCGGCTACCAGCCGTACGCTCAGTCGTTTGGAGGAAAAGTTACAGACGACCCTGCTGCGGCGCACCACGCGGCGGCTGGAGCTGACTGAGGAGGGAACGGACTTTTTGCAGCACGCGCGCACTATCCTTGCCTCGGTTGATGAAGCCGAAGAGCAAATGGCGGCAAGACGGATGCGGCCTGCCGGACGGCTGCGGGTTGATGCGGCTACTCCTTTCATGCTGCACGTTATCGTGCCGCTGCTGGAGGGGTTCCGTACCCGCTACCCGGACATAGAGCTGGAGCTCCACTCGACCGAGGGCATTATCGATTTGATCGAAAGGCGTACCGACGTGGCGTTCCGCATCGGGCCCCTGAAAGACTCTACTCTACACGCACGCCCCATCGGTAGTAGTCGTGTCCGCGTGCTCGCAAGTCCGGACTATCTGACACGCTATGGTATGCCGACTACGCTGGCCCAGCTCGGGACACATGCTCTTCTGGGATTTAATCATCCCGAATCTCTGAACGATTGGCCACTGCGCGAAGCGAGTGGGGTCACCTTGCACATCAAGCCATCGATTGCATCGTCCAGCGGTGAGACACTCAGGCACATGGCGCTGTCCGGCCTCGGCATCGTCTGCCTTTCTGACTTCATGACCCGCGAGGACCGCCAGAGTGGGCGGCTGGTTCAATTGTTCTCCACGCAAACCCTTGACGTGCGTCAGCCCATCAACGCGGTGTACTACCGCAACACGACGCTGGCATCGCGCATCACCTGCTTTGTTGACCATGTCACCGGCGTGCTGGGTAAACAGCCATTCGGTGAATGACGGGCGGTCTTTCAATATAAGCAATGCCAGGCAGTTCCAGGGTGTCATTGAACCGCCGCAATGCTGCACCTTATTCCCGTGCCTCTTATCATCGATTGCCCAATGCGTTATTCTTAACCGGGAAGCTATATAGATAAGGAGTGGCTTAGACGATGTGGTTATTCGATGAATGGGCCGAGCAACATATTCAGCAAGCGCAGAAGAACGGCGATTTTGATAATTTGCCTGGATACGGCAGGCCCCTGCAGCTTGATGATGATAGTGCCGTACCGGAGGAGTTGCGCACCGGTTATCGCCTGTTGAAAAATGCCGGCTATTTGCCGCCGGAATTACAGGACCGTAAAGATGCGCTGCAGCTCAAGGATTTATTGCAGGGCATTGAAGATAGCGACGCCAGGCATACCGAGATCGCCGCGCGGTTAAGGCTGCTGGAAATCAAGCTCCGTCAGGCTGGGTTGAGCACTGATTTTCTGCATCAGGGGTATCAGCCGCAGCTGCAGCGACGTTTCAGTAAAACGGGGAAATAGAGAGATGCCATAATTGGCCCTACCGCCTATCAACGGCAGAGGATGGAATGAGCAACGTAGAAAACGATTTGCTATAATTGCGCCCGCAGCGAAAAGGCACCCAGTGCCAGGCTTAACTTTTCATACCATTAAGACAGCAGGAAGAGAACATCATGGCTGACAAGTATCAACACACTAAAGGCATCATCAAGGACAATGCCCTGGCGGCACTCCTCAACGACCCGTTGTTTCGCCAGCGCCGCGAAAAAAATCTCAAGGGCAAAGGCAGTTATTGCCGCAAAGGAAAAAACGCAAAGGCCCGCGACTGGGAGGGCAGTGGCAAAATTATTTCACGTGATTTTACCACTGCCCTTCTGCCTGCATACCATTCCCGCGCGAACTAATGTCCTGTCCGCATTGTCCCGTTGTCTTTGTCGCAACGCCCGGCGGGAAATAGGGACTTGATATCCACGCTTATTCTATCGGTCTACCGGCCTGGGTTTGCTGCTGCTGTTTTAACAAATCCCGAATTTCGGTCAGTAACGTTTCCTCAGCGCTGGGGGGCGGCGGCGCGGCCGGCGCCTCCTCCTGTTTACGATGCATGCTGTTGATCAGTTTGACCACGCAAAATACGGCCAGCGCGACAATAATGAAGTCAAAAATATTTTGCAGAAAAATGCCGTATTGCATCACTACCGCCGGCGTATCTCCCTGCGCCGGTTTTAACACCCAGGCAAACTGTTTGAAATCGACACCGCCAATCAGCAATCCCAGAGGCGGCATAATGACGTTTGCCACCAGTGACGAGACGATTCTGCCGAAAGCAGCACCGATAATCACACCTACCGCCAGGTCTACTACGTTGCCGCGCATGGCAAATTTACGAAATTCCTGCAAAAAACTCATAGGCTTGTTCCCTTAGGTTAATAACAAATTAATTCTAACAAAGGATCATTATTTTACCAGAATGCTTCGAAGGTGAAGGTTATCGGGCCCTCAATATAAGGAATAGTCCGACATTAAGCGTCCTGTCAACGATCGGGCGGGATAATATCCCTAATAAGAATGGGCCCTTTATTTTACAGCGGCGTTTTTGTAGATCTGGGCGGCCTTTTCTTCATTGCCCGGCGCTAGAGCCGGGCAACTTAAAAATGACTGAAATATTGTTATGTTAAAACACATTAATATTTTTTATAGAAAGAAGGGGCTAGGTTGGAATAAGCGTTCCACATCGGTAATGAATTTTTTGTCGGTCAAAAACATAATCACATGATCCCCTTGCTGAATATGACTGTTTTTATTGGCTATGATCACCTCGTCGCCCCGGACGATAGCGCCAATAACCGTGCCGGGGGGCAATTTGATGGCGTCGATAGCCCGACCCACTACTTTTGACGTGCTCTCATCGCCGTGGGCGATAGCCTCTATGGCCTCAGCCACCCCACGGCGTAACGAGGACACGCTGACAATATCCGCTTTTCGCACATGGCCCAACAGCGCTGAGATCGTGGCCTGCTGCGGCGAGATGGCGATATCGATCACGCTGCCCTGCACCAGATCCACATAGGCGCGGCGTTGAATCAATACCAGCACTTTTTTGGCGCCCATGCGTTTGGCCAGCATGGCGGACATAATGTTGGCTTCGTCATCATTGGTGATGGCGATAAACACATCGATTTGTTCAATATGCTCTTCCGCCAGCAGCTCCTGATCGGATGCATCGCCGTAAAATACGATGGTATCCTGCAACAGTTCCGCCAGCTCAGCCGCCCGCTGCTGATCGCGTTCAATCAGTTTTACGCTGTAATCCTTCTCCAGCCGCTGCGCCAATCCGGCGCCTATATTGCCGCCGCCGACGATCATGATACGTTTATAGGGTTTTTCCAGTCGCTGGAGTTCGCTCATTACCGCCCTGATATGCGGCGATGCGGCCACAAAAAACACTACATCCCCCGCCTCGATAACCGTGGATCCCTGGGGACGAATCGGCCGATCCTGCCTAAATATGGCGGCGACGCGGGTGTCGATATGCGGCATATGCTCGCGCAGGGAAGACAGGGCGTTACCTACCAGCGGACCGCCATAATAGGCCTTCACCGCCGCGATGCTGACTTTGCCCTGGGCAAAATTCACTACCTGCAGCGCACCGGGGTATTCCACCAGCTTATAGATGCTTTCAATAACCAGCTGCTCGGGTGATATCAAGTGATCGATAGGCACGACTTCCGTCGAAAAGAGCCTGGCGGATTCCCGGATATAATCCGCCGAACGAATGCGCGCGATACGGTTGGGAGTTTTGAACAGGGTATAGGCAATCTGGCAGGCCACCATATTGGTTTCGTCGGAGTTGGTGACGGCGACCAGCATGTCCGCGTCTTCCGCGCCGGCTTCCCGGAGCACCCTGGGATGCGAAGCATGGCCCTGGATGGTCCGTAAATCGAACTTATCCTGCAGCTGTCGCAGAGGGTTGGGGTTGGTATCGACGATAGTAATATCGTTGTTCTCCCCCGCCAGGTTTTCCGCCAGCGTGCCGCCAACCTGTCCCGCACCAAGGATGATTATTTTCATTATCGACTCTTCATACTTATTTTGTCCGCGCCGGGTTATCGGCTGTTTGCCCTTTCGTTATCTTAGCGTAAAAGAAACCATCGCCCTCATTCGGGGCCGGCAAACATTGTAAACCGGGTTGCTCGGCGTCACCCGTGCCGGCGAGTTCGGCATCGGCATTTTCCTGCAAAAAGCGCCGGATCTGTTCGCGATTTTCTTCCGGCAACACCGAACAGGTGGCATACAGCAGCGTCCCGCCGGGTTTAAGCCGCGGCCAAATGGCGGTCAGAATTTGCCGTTGCAGCGCGGCCAGTTCGGCAATATCGCTGTCGCGGCGCAGCCATTTGATATCGGGATGCCGCCGGATAACGCCGGTGGCGGAGCAGGGCGCATCCAGCAAAATACGGTCCCACGTTTGCCCCTCGCTCCACTGCGCCGGCATTCGTCCGTCACCGACGATGACATTAGCATGCTGTCCGAGACGCTGCAGGTTTTCTTTGATCCGGCCGGCCCTCTGGGTATCCACATCCACGGCAGTGACCCGGGCCAAGGGAGCCAGCTCCAATATATGGGTGGTTTTTCCTCCCGGCGCGGCGCATAAATCCAGAATATCTTCCCCCGCCTGCGGATCAAGCCACAGCGCGCAGCCTTGCGCCGCCGCATCCTGTACCGTCACCCAGCCGCGATCAAAGCCCGGCAGCCGACCGACATTACAGGGAGTTTCCAGCCTGACCGCCTCCGGCAGCGCAGGGTGGGGGTAGGCGATGATATCCTCCCCGGCCAGCAGCTGCAGGTATTCATCGCGGCTGTTGAACAGCCGGTTAACGCGCAGCCACATAGGGGGCCGCTGATTGTTGGCGTCCATAATGGCCGAGGCTTCTTCGGGGTAAGCGGCCTGCAGCCGTCTAGCCAGCCACGAGGGATGAAGAAAACGGCTCTCCTGGCGGTCGTCGGCGACCATCAGTTCTTCATGTCGCCGCTGGAATTGGCGCAATACGCCGTTCACCAGCCCCTTGAGCTGCGGGTGCTTCAACGCAACTGCGCCGTCGACGGTTTCCGCCAGCGCGGCATGAGGGGGAATTCGGGTAAAGAGTAATTGATATATGCCCACCATCAGCAGGTAATGCACCGTTCGCTGTTTGCCGGTGAGCGGTTTGGCCATCAGTTGCCTGATGTATCCTTCAAGCTGCGGCAGCGTGCGTAAAATACCAAAACATAGCTCCTGCAATAATGCGCGATCCTTGTCGGCCAGGGGCGTTTGCAGCGACGGCAACACCTGGCTGAGGGATAATCCTTGATCGAGCACCTGGGCGACAGCCTTCGCCGCCAATGCGCGGAGGTTATAATGTTTATTCATAATTGACCGGAGGATGGTGGAAACAGCCGGAACGTAACCGCCCGGTTTTTCTTGCAAAAACCGGGCGATAACCCCCTGTAAAAATCAGACCAGAATTGTACCCGGAGTAAACCATTCACGGCGCGAATTAAGCAAATCCTGCGCCGACATGGGTTTTTTGCCCGCGGGTTGCAATAATAGGAGATTGAGCGCGCCCTGAGCCGTGGCCACCAGGATGCCGTTCTTGTCAGCACGGACGATGGTGCCGGGAATCGCATCGGGAGAAGCGTCCGCGGCCGTATCCTCCACCGCCGACCGCCAGATTTTCACCGGCTGACCGGCGATCGTGATAAAGCTGACGGGCCAGGGGTTAAAGGCGCGCACGCAGCGTTCCAGGTCGGCCGCGGGCAATTGCCAATTCAGGCGTGCTTCTTCCTTGGTTAACTTTTCGGCGTAGGTCGCCCGGCTCTCGTCTTG
Encoded here:
- the rpsM gene encoding 30S ribosomal protein S13, with translation MARIAGINIPDHKHAVIALTAIYGIGKTRSQSICESAGIAEHVKISELSEEQIDTLREAVAKFVVEGDLRREVTLSIKRLMDLGTYRGLRHRRGLPVRGQRTKTNARTRKGPRKPIKK
- the rpsK gene encoding 30S ribosomal protein S11, whose protein sequence is MAKAPIRARKRVKKQVSDGVAHIHASFNNTIVTITDRQGNALGWATAGGSGFRGSRKSTPFAAQVAAERCAEAVKEYGIKNLEVMVKGPGPGRESTVRALNAAGFRITNITDVTPIPHNGCRPPKKRRV
- the rpsD gene encoding 30S ribosomal protein S4, whose translation is MARYLGPKLKLSRREGTDLFLKSGVRAIDTKGKIEQPPGQHGARKPRLSDYGVQLREKQKVRRIYGVLERQFRNYYKEAARLKGNTGENLLQLLEGRLDNVVYRMGFGATRAESRQLVSHKAIMVNGRVVNIASYQVTPNDVVSIREKAKKQSRVRASLELAEQREKPTWLEVDAAKMEGVFKRIPERTDLSADINEHLIVELYSK
- a CDS encoding DNA-directed RNA polymerase subunit alpha; this encodes MQGSVTEFLKPRLVDIEQISSTHAKVTLEPLERGFGHTLGNALRRILLSSMPGCAVTEVEIDGVLHEYSTKEGVQEDILEILLNLKGLAVRVQGKDDVILTLNKSGIGPVTAADITHDGDVEIVKPQHVLCHLTDENAAINMRIKVQRGRGYVPASARIHSEEDERPIGRLLVDACYSPVERIAYNVEAARVEQRTDLDKLVIEMETNGTIDPEEAIRRAATILAEQLEAFVDLRDVRQPEVKEEKPEFDPILLRPVDDLELTVRSANCLKAEAIHYIGDLVQRTEVELLKTPNLGKKSLTEIKDVLASRGLSLGMRLENWPPASIADE
- the rplQ gene encoding 50S ribosomal protein L17, encoding MRHRKSGRQLNRNSSHRQAMFRNMAGSLVRHEIIKTTLPKAKELRRVVEPLITLAKTDSVANRRLAFARTRDNEIVAKLFNELGPRFASRAGGYTRILKCGFRAGDNAPMAYIELLDRAAESQVPAEAVTE
- the ltrA gene encoding group II intron reverse transcriptase/maturase, whose product is MGIDEAQAQNIAARTGRSEQYSREPVLGAEIPTAKSGQTKAEQPLSIEAVITRSNLMLAYQRVLENKGAAGVDNLGVGELKDWLKRHWPTVKTALLDGSYVPRAIRRVELPKPNGGVRVLGIPTVVDRLIQQAIQQHLTPYYEPEFSESSYGFRPGRNAWQAVRQAQAYVQGGRRWVVDMDLEKFFDRVNHDIMVSRLSRKIKDVRLLKLIRRYLEADMVSGKVVTKRREGMPQGSPLSPLLSNLLLTDLDRELERRGHRFCRYADDCNIYVSSRKAGEQAMNSISRYLEKHLRLTVNRGKKRGGQALGTQVPGI
- a CDS encoding group II intron maturase-specific domain-containing protein, coding for MARPWERKFLGYSLTWHRQARLKIAASSVVRLKEKIRSLTTGNCSKALKAVISGLAPVLRGWISYFRLTEVKGILEELDSWIRRKLRCLMWRHWKRPYARARMLMRGGLSEERAWISATNQRGPWWNAGASHMNQTLTKKVFERAGLISLLELHRQFQCCK
- a CDS encoding alkene reductase, translated to MSDIQDPLFQPYFLGGLELPNRIVMPPMTRSRASQPGDEPNDLMAAYYAQRAGAGLIVSEGTWISPLGKGYAWTPGIHTPAQLAGWRKVTQATHAAGGRIFAQLWHVGRLSHISLLEGQSPVSSTAIQAEGVNVFVAESDGMPSFVPASKPRALQVEEIHAIVDEFRQAARNAMAAGFDGVELHGANGYLINQFIDSGANGRSDEYGGSLENRLRFLGEVAQALVEGTGDQTRVGIRLAPLTTLNGCVDDDPETTYTAAAKLLGEIGVGYIHIAEADWDDAPDMPIDFKQRLREVFPGTLIYAGHYNAERARTALREGWADLIGFGRPFVANPDLPQRLRTGAQLNMHDRDTLFGGGAHGLTDYPTLGLKPDQ
- a CDS encoding LysR family transcriptional regulator, whose amino-acid sequence is MKTTLDELQAFVAVVDTGSITAAAEQLDLTISATSRTLSRLEEKLQTTLLRRTTRRLELTEEGTDFLQHARTILASVDEAEEQMAARRMRPAGRLRVDAATPFMLHVIVPLLEGFRTRYPDIELELHSTEGIIDLIERRTDVAFRIGPLKDSTLHARPIGSSRVRVLASPDYLTRYGMPTTLAQLGTHALLGFNHPESLNDWPLREASGVTLHIKPSIASSSGETLRHMALSGLGIVCLSDFMTREDRQSGRLVQLFSTQTLDVRQPINAVYYRNTTLASRITCFVDHVTGVLGKQPFGE
- a CDS encoding DUF1992 domain-containing protein, whose amino-acid sequence is MWLFDEWAEQHIQQAQKNGDFDNLPGYGRPLQLDDDSAVPEELRTGYRLLKNAGYLPPELQDRKDALQLKDLLQGIEDSDARHTEIAARLRLLEIKLRQAGLSTDFLHQGYQPQLQRRFSKTGK
- a CDS encoding alternative ribosome-rescue factor A, encoding MADKYQHTKGIIKDNALAALLNDPLFRQRREKNLKGKGSYCRKGKNAKARDWEGSGKIISRDFTTALLPAYHSRAN
- the mscL gene encoding large-conductance mechanosensitive channel protein MscL, with amino-acid sequence MSFLQEFRKFAMRGNVVDLAVGVIIGAAFGRIVSSLVANVIMPPLGLLIGGVDFKQFAWVLKPAQGDTPAVVMQYGIFLQNIFDFIIVALAVFCVVKLINSMHRKQEEAPAAPPPPSAEETLLTEIRDLLKQQQQTQAGRPIE